A stretch of Cupriavidus necator DNA encodes these proteins:
- the ccoO gene encoding cytochrome-c oxidase, cbb3-type subunit II gives MSDKQRFFSHETLEKNIGWLIICTILVVSIAGLVQIVPLFFQHSTTEPDPGITPYSPLRLMGRDIYIREGCVGCHSQQVRTLQAETERYGHFSTAGESVYDHPFLWGSKRTGPDLARVGGRYSDDWQRIHLRNPRDVVPESVMPSYPWLEKAELPTNDIQARMRALVRLGVPYTDAEIAKAPDELKGKTEEDALVAYLQGLGTNRRNVRVDSAAAAAPKE, from the coding sequence ATGTCCGACAAACAACGCTTCTTTTCCCACGAAACGCTGGAGAAGAACATCGGCTGGCTGATCATCTGCACGATCCTCGTGGTCAGCATTGCGGGTCTGGTCCAGATCGTGCCGCTGTTCTTCCAGCACTCCACCACCGAGCCGGATCCGGGCATCACCCCGTATTCGCCGCTGCGGCTGATGGGCCGCGATATCTATATCCGTGAAGGCTGCGTCGGCTGCCACTCGCAGCAGGTCCGCACGCTGCAGGCCGAGACCGAGCGCTACGGCCACTTCTCCACGGCGGGCGAGTCGGTCTACGACCACCCGTTCCTGTGGGGCTCCAAGCGCACCGGTCCCGACCTGGCGCGCGTGGGCGGGCGCTACTCGGATGACTGGCAGCGCATCCACCTGCGCAATCCGCGCGACGTGGTGCCGGAATCCGTGATGCCATCGTACCCGTGGCTGGAAAAGGCCGAGCTGCCCACCAACGACATCCAGGCCCGCATGCGCGCGCTGGTGCGCCTGGGCGTGCCGTACACGGATGCCGAGATCGCCAAGGCACCGGACGAGCTCAAGGGCAAGACCGAAGAAGATGCGCTGGTTGCCTACCTGCAAGGCCTGGGCACCAACCGCCGCAACGTCCGCGTGGATTCCGCCGCGGCTGCGGCACCCAAGGAGTAA
- a CDS encoding cbb3-type cytochrome oxidase subunit 3, whose amino-acid sequence MAMITAIATVVSMVVFLGICWWAWSAGRQAANRESAMLPFALPDETTTTSSRNT is encoded by the coding sequence ATGGCCATGATCACTGCCATTGCGACCGTCGTGTCGATGGTCGTCTTCCTGGGGATCTGCTGGTGGGCCTGGTCCGCCGGCCGGCAGGCCGCTAACCGGGAATCCGCCATGCTGCCGTTCGCGCTGCCTGACGAAACCACGACAACATCGAGCCGGAACACCTAG
- the ccoP gene encoding cytochrome-c oxidase, cbb3-type subunit III, translating to MSDFISEFWSYYIAAIALIGIVWCVWLLFSQRKVAKTTGGTEDTGHVWDGDLRELNNPLPRWWMWMFLLACIFSLAYLVLYPGLGSYAGVLKFSTQGELAAHRAAQEKMQNEIYSKYLKMDVKQVAADPQAREIGQRLFLNYCAQCHGSDARGSRGFPNLTDSDWLYGGEPDIIQQTITKGRNGVMPPFAAAIDAKQAGDVAQYVRSLSGLSSDPIRASRGEGAFKTTCVACHGAGGKGNQALGAPNLADNVWLYGSSEGSIVDAILKGHNNHMPAHEEILTPERIRMLTAYVWGLSNTGGGAGQ from the coding sequence ATGAGCGATTTCATTTCCGAATTCTGGAGTTATTACATTGCCGCTATCGCGCTCATCGGCATCGTCTGGTGCGTGTGGCTGCTGTTCTCGCAACGCAAGGTCGCCAAGACCACCGGCGGCACTGAAGACACCGGCCATGTCTGGGACGGTGACCTGCGCGAGCTGAACAACCCGTTGCCGCGCTGGTGGATGTGGATGTTCCTGCTGGCCTGCATCTTCAGCCTGGCCTACCTGGTGCTGTATCCGGGACTGGGTTCGTATGCCGGCGTGCTGAAGTTCTCCACGCAGGGCGAACTTGCCGCGCACCGCGCGGCGCAGGAGAAAATGCAGAACGAGATCTACTCCAAGTACCTGAAGATGGACGTCAAGCAGGTGGCGGCGGATCCGCAGGCGCGCGAGATCGGCCAGCGCCTGTTCCTGAACTACTGCGCACAATGCCACGGCTCGGACGCGCGCGGCAGCCGCGGCTTTCCGAACCTGACAGACAGCGACTGGCTCTATGGTGGCGAACCCGACATCATCCAGCAGACCATCACCAAGGGCCGCAATGGCGTGATGCCGCCGTTTGCCGCGGCCATCGACGCCAAGCAGGCGGGCGACGTGGCGCAATACGTGCGCTCGCTGTCGGGCCTGTCGTCGGACCCGATCCGTGCGTCGCGTGGCGAGGGCGCCTTCAAGACGACCTGCGTGGCATGCCACGGCGCCGGCGGCAAGGGCAACCAGGCGCTCGGCGCGCCCAACCTGGCGGACAACGTCTGGCTGTATGGCAGCTCGGAAGGCAGTATCGTCGACGCAATCCTGAAGGGCCATAACAACCACATGCCTGCGCATGAGGAGATCCTGACGCCTGAACGCATCCGGATGCTGACGGCCTATGTCTGGGGTCTGTCCAATACTGGGGGCGGAGCCGGGCAATGA